A genomic region of Bdellovibrionales bacterium contains the following coding sequences:
- a CDS encoding penicillin-insensitive murein endopeptidase, which yields MSTKKLSILLILLLSLATQATEWDEKDQLTPAELNELIGIERGPVEKSQLLGIEQAIGFFSRGDLINSSSLPFESHGILKIMQGRNRAYATNDLVQILSDAANSIALDFPGGERLQIGDISGAGGGPLGRHASHQNGLDADVAYYRRNHNEQNPSNDLGFDEDFAPNGDISINFDSDRNGEIFSRLIQTGRVNRIFVDEAIKRHFCLKWKTQASDEKVAAVLRSLRPLKNHHDHFHLRLMCPPTSPRCIEQEPPPLGTGC from the coding sequence ATGAGTACAAAAAAGCTAAGCATTTTGTTGATCCTTCTATTGTCATTGGCAACTCAAGCAACGGAATGGGACGAAAAAGATCAACTCACGCCTGCGGAGTTAAATGAACTGATCGGAATAGAAAGAGGTCCCGTTGAGAAGTCTCAATTGCTCGGAATCGAACAGGCAATCGGATTCTTCTCGCGGGGCGATCTTATTAATTCTAGCAGTCTCCCATTTGAATCCCATGGCATCCTAAAAATCATGCAGGGCAGGAATCGAGCCTATGCAACAAATGACTTGGTGCAAATATTGTCTGATGCGGCCAATAGCATCGCTCTGGATTTTCCGGGAGGAGAGCGACTTCAGATTGGCGACATCAGCGGGGCCGGCGGTGGCCCCCTGGGACGCCACGCAAGTCATCAAAATGGCCTTGATGCCGATGTTGCTTACTATCGTCGCAATCACAACGAACAGAATCCCAGCAACGATCTTGGATTTGATGAAGATTTTGCACCGAATGGAGATATCTCCATAAACTTTGACTCAGATCGAAACGGAGAAATCTTCAGCCGCCTTATTCAGACGGGCCGAGTGAATCGAATTTTTGTCGACGAGGCCATCAAAAGGCACTTTTGCCTCAAATGGAAAACTCAAGCCTCAGATGAAAAGGTGGCCGCAGTTCTCAGAAGTCTACGTCCATTGAAAAACCACCACGATCATTTCCACCTACGACTGATGTGTCCACCAACAAGTCCACGCTGCATAGAGCAGGAACCTCCTCCTCTTGGAACAGGCTGCTAG
- a CDS encoding metal-sensitive transcriptional regulator, with product MEKKGTSHTSHLNRLKRLEGQVRGIAKMVEEKRYCMDILTQIKAVRSALGSLEEKIIEQHIDHCVRKAIGSSDKSEKGLVIQEIMELLESARAR from the coding sequence ATGGAAAAAAAGGGAACTTCTCACACGAGTCATCTCAATCGCTTGAAGCGCCTTGAAGGTCAGGTTCGTGGGATTGCCAAGATGGTTGAAGAAAAGCGCTACTGCATGGACATTTTGACTCAAATCAAAGCGGTGCGTTCGGCACTGGGTTCTTTGGAAGAAAAGATCATTGAACAGCACATAGATCATTGTGTGAGGAAAGCCATCGGGTCAAGCGACAAAAGTGAAAAAGGACTAGTGATCCAGGAAATCATGGAGCTGCTGGAGTCTGCGCGAGCAAGATAG
- a CDS encoding TIGR01212 family radical SAM protein (This family includes YhcC from E. coli K-12, an uncharacterized radical SAM protein.), with the protein MSLAPQWQGLPYHAISQFYRHRFGGRVYKIPVSVSETCPNREGLGGGKICIFCDQWGSAAFPEYSQEPLRRQIEETRSRLQRRFNGDMFLVYFQAYTSTFSRTAHLREQFKTAFSFPDVKGVVVGTRPDCISDAVLDLWNETTRSGRFVGVELGVQSFDEKQLVWMQRGHTGKRAIDSILRIKEKTQVDLGIHLIFGLPGETDDQVIATARLVNRLPINNVKLHNLHVLRNTPLEKIWNDGQFIPLSREIYIRRTILFLEHLRPELSVHRLAAVASRHDELVAPAWASSKMETYQMFLDEFRRQETFQGSKWEAPLILDKNPDIASSNQYLGLNGQILST; encoded by the coding sequence ATGTCATTAGCTCCACAGTGGCAAGGCTTGCCCTATCATGCGATCAGCCAGTTTTATCGCCATCGGTTTGGTGGAAGGGTGTATAAAATTCCCGTTAGCGTTTCTGAAACTTGCCCTAATCGGGAGGGGTTGGGAGGCGGAAAAATTTGTATTTTCTGTGATCAGTGGGGGTCAGCTGCTTTTCCCGAATACTCTCAAGAACCTTTGCGCCGGCAAATTGAGGAGACTCGCTCGAGATTGCAGCGACGATTCAATGGGGATATGTTTTTGGTCTACTTTCAGGCCTACACGTCTACTTTTAGTCGAACTGCTCATTTGCGTGAGCAGTTTAAAACGGCTTTTTCATTTCCTGATGTAAAGGGAGTGGTTGTTGGGACCAGGCCTGATTGCATTTCAGATGCTGTTCTCGATTTATGGAATGAGACAACAAGATCAGGTCGGTTTGTGGGAGTTGAGCTGGGAGTCCAATCTTTTGATGAAAAACAACTCGTGTGGATGCAACGTGGGCACACCGGAAAAAGAGCAATCGATTCTATTTTGCGAATAAAGGAGAAAACTCAGGTAGACCTTGGGATTCATTTGATTTTTGGATTGCCCGGAGAAACGGATGACCAAGTTATTGCGACCGCAAGACTGGTTAATCGTTTGCCGATCAATAACGTGAAGCTCCATAATCTTCATGTGTTGCGAAACACTCCGCTCGAGAAGATCTGGAATGATGGTCAATTTATCCCTCTCTCTCGTGAGATTTACATTCGAAGAACGATCTTGTTTCTCGAACACCTTCGGCCGGAGCTCTCTGTGCATCGACTTGCTGCAGTTGCGAGTCGTCATGATGAATTGGTCGCTCCAGCTTGGGCATCGAGTAAAATGGAAACCTATCAAATGTTTCTGGACGAATTTCGTCGTCAAGAGACATTTCAGGGCAGCAAATGGGAGGCTCCCTTAATTCTGGACAAAAATCCTGATATTGCGAGTTCAAATCAATATTTGGGGTTGAATGGTCAAATACTTTCGACCTGA